In a genomic window of Akkermansia massiliensis:
- a CDS encoding GNAT family N-acetyltransferase, with translation MKNHHTIRIATRRDAAKLLEIYAPYVEKTAVTFEYEVPEVQEFEERIGHVLEKYPFLICEREGEIAGYAYAGVFKNRAAYRWAVETTVYVREDRKKMGIGRELYAALEKILSLQNILNLNACIACPEAEDPWLGRDSVQFHERLGYQFAGKFHQCGYKFGRWYHMVWMEKHLGAHPDNPPAVKTFDEIRGLVAEQYGIL, from the coding sequence ATGAAAAATCATCATACCATCAGGATTGCGACAAGGCGGGACGCGGCAAAGCTGCTTGAAATTTATGCTCCGTATGTGGAAAAAACAGCCGTCACGTTTGAATATGAAGTACCGGAGGTACAGGAATTTGAGGAAAGAATCGGCCATGTGCTGGAAAAATACCCCTTCCTGATTTGCGAAAGGGAAGGGGAAATTGCCGGTTATGCCTATGCCGGCGTTTTCAAGAACCGTGCCGCGTACCGCTGGGCCGTGGAAACGACGGTTTACGTCCGGGAAGACCGGAAAAAAATGGGCATAGGGCGGGAATTGTACGCAGCGCTGGAAAAGATTCTTTCCTTGCAGAATATCCTGAATCTAAACGCCTGCATTGCCTGTCCGGAGGCGGAAGACCCCTGGCTTGGGCGGGACAGCGTGCAGTTCCACGAACGTTTGGGATATCAATTCGCAGGAAAGTTTCATCAGTGCGGGTACAAGTTCGGCCGCTGGTACCATATGGTGTGGATGGAAAAACATCTGGGAGCCCACCCGGACAATCCTCCCGCAGTGAAAACCTTTGATGAAATAAGGGGCCTAGTTGCGGAGCAGTACGGGATTTTGTAA
- a CDS encoding phosphoribosyltransferase yields MTYTITPLIGEEAIRARVKELAASIDAAMAGRPYILLLLLNGALPFATMLKGHLKSRPVVKTVKITSYAGMEHSGSVAWDGDCGPFRPDVPVLVVDDVLDTGATLAEVCRELKRQGVRQVLTAVAVDKHCCRKVPFEADYVGFTQGDEFLVGFGMDLDERYRELPYIGKVDMG; encoded by the coding sequence ATGACTTACACCATCACACCCCTGATTGGAGAGGAAGCCATCCGCGCGCGCGTCAAGGAACTGGCCGCCTCCATTGACGCGGCCATGGCAGGCAGGCCCTATATTCTGCTGTTGCTGCTGAACGGCGCCCTCCCTTTCGCCACGATGCTGAAAGGGCATTTGAAATCCCGGCCCGTGGTGAAAACCGTCAAGATCACCAGCTACGCCGGAATGGAACATTCCGGCTCCGTGGCATGGGATGGGGACTGCGGGCCGTTCCGGCCTGACGTGCCCGTTCTGGTGGTGGATGACGTGCTGGATACGGGCGCTACTCTGGCTGAAGTTTGCCGGGAATTGAAAAGGCAGGGGGTGCGGCAGGTTCTCACCGCCGTGGCCGTGGACAAGCACTGCTGCCGGAAAGTGCCTTTTGAAGCTGACTACGTAGGTTTTACGCAGGGAGATGAATTTCTTGTAGGCTTCGGCATGGACCTGGATGAGCGTTACCGGGAATTGCCCTACATCGGGAAAGTGGACATGGGCTGA
- a CDS encoding GyrI-like domain-containing protein, which produces MSKPAVEIVNLGEQAIWGIGRQSGDQTISADIHALSAAYHSLASVPRGSVLPFFVLSRNYDGRNGSFELFVGGTLEKDGLEQAFLPPGEYAGMTVRPRLGFLWGAAIGAAKRYFYQKWLPQSPYGTLNMEYELHTEKSIRSHPSMDIFFAVKRKE; this is translated from the coding sequence ATGTCAAAACCGGCAGTGGAAATAGTGAACCTGGGGGAACAGGCCATCTGGGGAATAGGGAGGCAATCCGGCGATCAAACGATCTCCGCGGATATCCATGCCCTTTCAGCGGCTTATCATTCCCTGGCTTCCGTGCCGCGGGGAAGCGTGCTTCCCTTCTTTGTTCTGTCCAGAAACTATGATGGCCGGAATGGTTCCTTTGAACTATTTGTGGGCGGCACACTTGAAAAAGACGGGCTGGAGCAGGCGTTTCTTCCCCCCGGGGAATATGCCGGAATGACGGTCAGGCCCCGGCTGGGATTTTTATGGGGCGCGGCCATTGGGGCCGCCAAAAGGTACTTTTACCAAAAATGGCTCCCGCAGAGCCCATACGGGACCCTGAACATGGAGTACGAACTCCATACGGAAAAAAGTATTCGCAGCCATCCTTCCATGGACATCTTTTTTGCCGTTAAAAGGAAGGAATAA
- the polA gene encoding DNA polymerase I produces the protein MTDSPSKRLFILDGMALAYRAHFAFFSNPIRNSKGVNTSAVYGFANTLLGILEHEHPTHIAACFDTSAPTARHELYPAYKANRESMPEDLSYQMPLIFRLLEAMNIPILRYEGYEADDTIGTLARIADGTKEFQTYMVSQDKDLGQLISPTCYLWKPGKRGNDHEVVDLEKLKEQWGIERADQVIDILALMGDSSDNIPGLPGVGEKTAKLLIGEFGTVENLLANADKLKGKRRQIVEENGAMATLSKQLATIDRDVPLTVTLPELVKRDPSPEELLALLQELEFRSMQAKLFGKKAPEARKPPLPADDLFAPAQAEQPPAEAPAAPAADARQNGSGQMDLFEERHLKTVDDFKHEYIIADTEEARSAMVAELEKHDSWCFDTETTGLNPLTDKLLGVAFCAEPHKAWYMPVSGPADLEAVRPLLEGPAEKTGHHLKFDLEVLRANGIRVKGPFFDTLLAHALIAPGMKHGMDLLAENLLQYSTIKLKDIAAPGARKRELDTSGIPVEVMGKYSAEDADITLQLSAILKKQVKESGMEELFRTVELPLLPVLADMEFTGIRVLPESLEEASVKVGAIIDGLREKIEEAAGHPLNLNSPKQLGDFLFGELELVKKPKKTKTGQFVTDEDTLSALAPQHPIVADILAYRENMKLKSTYLDALPRYICPRDGRIHTQFHQMLTATGRLASQDPNLQNIPVRTEQGRLIRTAFVPASGEYTMLSADYSQIELRIMAALSGDPAMCEAFREGRDIHTETAARVYGIPRDQVDAVMRRAAKTVNFGIIYGISAFGLSQRLGCPRSEAATLIENYFIQFPVVKSFMEDLVHKAEQAGYAETLLGRRRMIPEINSANKTIKSAAERTAINTPIQGTAADMIKIAMIHVDKLLEGTRSRLILQIHDELLVDLHKDETELIPKIEEAMIGALPLPNGVPILVEARTGNNWLEAH, from the coding sequence ATGACTGATTCCCCTTCCAAGCGCCTTTTTATTCTGGATGGAATGGCTCTGGCCTATAGAGCCCATTTTGCCTTTTTCTCCAACCCCATCCGTAATTCCAAGGGCGTCAACACGTCCGCCGTGTACGGCTTCGCCAATACGCTGCTGGGCATTCTGGAGCATGAACACCCCACGCACATCGCGGCCTGCTTTGATACTTCCGCCCCCACGGCGCGCCATGAGCTTTACCCTGCCTATAAGGCCAACAGGGAGTCCATGCCGGAAGATTTGAGCTACCAGATGCCTCTGATTTTCAGGCTTCTGGAGGCCATGAACATTCCCATCCTGCGCTATGAGGGGTATGAGGCGGACGATACGATAGGCACGCTGGCCCGCATCGCGGACGGCACGAAGGAGTTCCAGACCTACATGGTTTCCCAGGACAAGGACCTGGGCCAGCTCATTTCCCCCACCTGCTATTTGTGGAAACCCGGCAAGCGGGGCAACGACCACGAGGTGGTTGACCTGGAAAAGCTCAAGGAACAATGGGGCATTGAACGCGCGGACCAGGTGATCGACATCCTGGCCCTCATGGGCGATAGCTCGGACAATATTCCGGGGCTTCCCGGCGTGGGTGAAAAGACGGCCAAACTGCTAATCGGGGAGTTCGGCACCGTGGAGAACCTGCTGGCGAATGCGGACAAGCTGAAGGGAAAGCGCAGGCAGATCGTGGAGGAAAACGGAGCCATGGCGACCCTTTCCAAACAACTGGCCACCATTGACCGGGACGTTCCCCTGACCGTGACCCTGCCTGAACTGGTCAAAAGAGACCCCAGTCCGGAAGAGCTGCTGGCCCTCCTTCAGGAGCTTGAGTTCCGTTCCATGCAGGCCAAGCTGTTCGGGAAAAAAGCGCCGGAAGCCAGGAAGCCCCCCCTCCCTGCGGACGATTTGTTTGCTCCGGCCCAGGCGGAACAGCCCCCGGCGGAGGCTCCCGCCGCCCCGGCGGCGGACGCGCGGCAGAACGGTTCCGGCCAAATGGATTTGTTTGAGGAACGCCATCTGAAAACGGTGGATGATTTCAAGCACGAGTATATCATTGCGGATACGGAGGAAGCCCGTTCCGCCATGGTTGCCGAGCTGGAAAAGCATGATTCCTGGTGCTTCGACACGGAGACGACAGGCCTGAATCCCCTCACGGACAAGCTGCTGGGCGTCGCCTTCTGCGCGGAACCGCACAAGGCATGGTACATGCCTGTCTCCGGTCCGGCGGACCTGGAAGCGGTCAGGCCGCTTTTGGAAGGCCCTGCGGAGAAGACCGGGCACCATCTGAAGTTTGATCTGGAAGTTTTGCGCGCCAACGGCATACGGGTTAAAGGCCCCTTTTTTGACACGCTGCTGGCGCACGCCCTGATCGCCCCCGGCATGAAGCACGGCATGGACCTTCTGGCGGAGAACCTGCTGCAATATTCCACCATCAAGCTGAAGGACATTGCCGCGCCGGGAGCCAGGAAGCGCGAGCTGGATACCAGCGGCATTCCCGTGGAGGTCATGGGCAAATATTCGGCGGAGGATGCGGATATTACCCTCCAGCTTTCCGCCATCCTGAAAAAGCAGGTGAAGGAGAGCGGCATGGAGGAGCTGTTCCGCACGGTGGAACTGCCTCTTCTCCCCGTGCTGGCGGACATGGAGTTCACCGGCATCCGCGTGCTTCCGGAATCCCTGGAAGAGGCTTCCGTCAAGGTGGGAGCCATTATTGACGGCCTGCGGGAGAAGATTGAAGAGGCCGCCGGCCATCCCCTGAACCTGAATTCCCCCAAGCAGCTCGGCGATTTCCTGTTCGGGGAGCTGGAGCTGGTGAAGAAGCCCAAGAAGACGAAGACGGGCCAGTTCGTGACGGATGAAGATACCCTCTCCGCCCTGGCTCCCCAGCATCCCATTGTGGCGGATATCCTGGCCTACCGGGAGAACATGAAGCTGAAGAGCACGTACCTGGACGCGCTGCCCAGGTACATCTGCCCGCGGGACGGCCGCATCCACACCCAGTTCCACCAGATGCTGACCGCTACCGGGCGGCTGGCTTCCCAGGACCCCAATCTCCAGAATATTCCGGTAAGAACGGAACAGGGGCGCCTGATCCGCACGGCCTTCGTCCCCGCCTCCGGGGAGTACACCATGCTTTCCGCGGATTATTCCCAGATTGAGCTGCGCATCATGGCGGCGCTTTCCGGAGACCCCGCCATGTGCGAGGCCTTCCGGGAAGGCCGGGACATCCATACGGAGACGGCGGCCAGGGTGTACGGCATTCCCCGCGACCAGGTGGACGCCGTCATGCGCCGTGCGGCCAAGACGGTGAACTTCGGCATCATTTACGGCATTTCCGCCTTCGGCCTTTCCCAGCGGCTGGGCTGCCCCCGCAGTGAGGCCGCCACGCTGATTGAAAATTACTTCATCCAGTTCCCCGTGGTCAAGTCCTTCATGGAGGACCTGGTGCACAAGGCGGAACAGGCCGGTTACGCGGAAACGCTGCTGGGCCGCAGGAGAATGATTCCGGAGATCAATTCCGCCAACAAGACCATCAAGTCCGCCGCGGAGCGCACCGCCATCAATACCCCCATCCAGGGCACCGCGGCGGATATGATCAAGATAGCCATGATCCATGTGGACAAGCTACTGGAAGGCACCAGGTCCCGCCTTATCCTGCAAATTCACGACGAGCTGCTGGTGGACCTCCACAAGGACGAGACGGAGCTCATTCCAAAGATTGAGGAAGCCATGATCGGCGCCCTTCCCCTTCCCAACGGCGTTCCCATTCTGGTAGAAGCCAGAACGGGGAATAACTGGCTGGAAGCCCACTAG